TACATAAAACAAGCAGATACGTTACAAGGTTTTTACTTCTTTGAAGATCAATTTTCAACCGAAGAATTAAAACGTCATTTCGATTTTTACGAACCATTTACAGTGCATGAAAGCTCATTGTCGCCTTGTGTACACAGTATTCAAGCTGCTAAGTTAGACCAAATGGAACAAGCGTATACGTTCTATTTACGTACGTCTCGTTTAGATTTAGACGATTATAATAAAGAGGTTGAAGAAGGTTTACATATTACCAGTATGGCTGGAACCTGGATGAGTATTGTAGAAGGTTTTGGTGGTATGCGTGTTAAAAACGATATGCTGAATTTTGAACCTCGTATTCCTAAAGAATGGGATGCGTATTCGTTTAAAGTAAACTTTAGAGATCAAATTTTAAAGGTGAATGTATCCCAAGCAGAAACGACTTTCGAGTTAGAAGGCAATTGCGATTTAGATATTATAGTAAATAATAAACCAGTAACAGTGTCACCAAATAATTTGGTGAAAGCATAAACTAAACACACTAATTAAGATGAAAAAATTAATACATCTAGCATTAATCATTTTAATTAGTGTTAGTTTTTCTTGTCAGAAGGAAACTGAAAAAACAACAACTTCTGAAGTTATAACCAAAGTTAAAAACGATATCGAGCGTATCGAACCACCACATTGGTGGACAGGTTTTAATACTACACAAGTACAATTATTGGTGAAGCATCCTAATATTTCGGAAGCAACACCTAGTATAAATTATGCAGGAGTTTCTATTGAAAAAGTGCATAAAGCAGATAGTCCTAATTATCTGTTTTTAGATCTAAATATTTCAGAAAGTGCTAAAGCAGGACAATTCAATATTCATTTTAAATTTAATGAAGAAAAAGAGCTTGTTCAAACCTACGAATTAAAAGCACGTGTAAAAGAGGCTTCCGATTATCAAGGTTTTGATAGTACAGATGCTATTTATCTAATCACTCCAGATCGTTTTGCAAATGGTAATATTTCTAATGATATAAACGAAAGTTTAAAGGAGAAAACCATCGATAGAAAAGACGATTATGCACGTCATGGTGGTGATTTACAAGGCATTATTCAGCATTTAGATTATATAGAAGAAATGGGTTTTACACAAATTTGGTCGTGTCCTTTATTAACTAATGATATGGAAAGAGCTTCGTATCATGGTTACGCCATGACCGATTTTTACCAAGTAGATCCACGTTACGGAAGTTTAGAAGAATACCAAGAATTAGCTGCAAAAGCCAAAGAAAAGGGTATTGGTATAATCATGGACCAAGTGGCTAATCATTGCGGAAGCGAACATTGGTGGATGCAAGATTTACCATTTAAAGATTGGGTGAACCAACAAGAAAGTTTTGAGAATAACAAACCATTAAATAATTCTAATCACAGACGTACCAGTAACCAAGATTCGTATGCTTCCAAACGCGATAAAAAAGAAATGGCAGAAGGTTGGTTTGTACCAACAATGCCAGATTTAAATCAGCGTAATCCGTTTATGGCAAACTATATTATTCAAAATAGTATTTGGTGGGTAGAAACATTAAATTTAAGTGGAATTCGTCAAGACACTTATCCTTATCCAGATAAAAATTTCATGTCTAATTGGGCAGGAGCAATCATGAACGAATATCCTAACTTTAGTATTGTTGGTGAAGAATGGAGTTACAACCCATTACTAATTAGCTATTGGCAAGAAGGGCATGACAATAAAGATGGTTACGATTCTAATTTAAGGTCGACCATGGATTTTGCAATGCAAAACAATATTGTGGACGCTTTAAATCAAGAAGAATCTTGGGATAAAGGTTTGGTTAAAATATATGAAGGCTTAGCAAACGATTTTGCATATGCCTCTCCAAAAGATATTATGGTGTTTCCAGACAATCATGATATGAGTCGCATTTTCACACAATTAAAAGGGGATGTTACAAACACAAAAATGGCATTGAGTTATTTGCTTAGTTTACCTAGAATTCCGCAACTATATTACGGAACAGAAATTTTAATGGACGATTTTGAAAAACCTGGAGATCATGGTTTGATTCGTACTGATTTTCCTGGAGGATGGGAAGGTGATACTGTCAATGCATTTTCTGGTGAAGGTTTAACAGATGCGCAAAAAGACATGCAGGCATTCCTTAAAAAAGTATTGAATTACAGAAAGTCTAGTGATGCCATCCATAATGGAAAAACCATCCATTTTGCTCCATTG
The genomic region above belongs to Olleya sp. Hel_I_94 and contains:
- a CDS encoding glycoside hydrolase family 13 protein, which codes for MKKLIHLALIILISVSFSCQKETEKTTTSEVITKVKNDIERIEPPHWWTGFNTTQVQLLVKHPNISEATPSINYAGVSIEKVHKADSPNYLFLDLNISESAKAGQFNIHFKFNEEKELVQTYELKARVKEASDYQGFDSTDAIYLITPDRFANGNISNDINESLKEKTIDRKDDYARHGGDLQGIIQHLDYIEEMGFTQIWSCPLLTNDMERASYHGYAMTDFYQVDPRYGSLEEYQELAAKAKEKGIGIIMDQVANHCGSEHWWMQDLPFKDWVNQQESFENNKPLNNSNHRRTSNQDSYASKRDKKEMAEGWFVPTMPDLNQRNPFMANYIIQNSIWWVETLNLSGIRQDTYPYPDKNFMSNWAGAIMNEYPNFSIVGEEWSYNPLLISYWQEGHDNKDGYDSNLRSTMDFAMQNNIVDALNQEESWDKGLVKIYEGLANDFAYASPKDIMVFPDNHDMSRIFTQLKGDVTNTKMALSYLLSLPRIPQLYYGTEILMDDFEKPGDHGLIRTDFPGGWEGDTVNAFSGEGLTDAQKDMQAFLKKVLNYRKSSDAIHNGKTIHFAPLMGTYFLFRVIEGETVVHIINKNSEPISLDLKRFEEVGLQGKTLKNIVTNETFVWEDEITLNERGSVLLSTKL